One window from the genome of Mycolicibacterium gadium encodes:
- a CDS encoding TetR/AcrR family transcriptional regulator, which yields MQCVPSPTRGLTQPERVEISSRRLVEAAAELIVEKGWEATTAAEIGRRAGYSRAMVHARYGSKDAILDAFFLHDYVKQLSPDADPNATGLQEAVGHFDRVRRLFSEDQAFLRAMFVATFEGVKSTSPLRERVQRWLQRGVDKVEAGLRRGVDDGSVRDDVDINRATGDLSAAIFGAAYLWTLLGDGYDLDRELAYVRDRFIREYGSTH from the coding sequence ATGCAATGCGTGCCGTCTCCCACTCGTGGCCTGACACAGCCGGAACGGGTCGAGATCTCCAGTCGGCGGCTGGTCGAGGCAGCCGCCGAGTTGATCGTCGAAAAGGGCTGGGAGGCAACGACCGCCGCCGAAATTGGCCGCCGAGCGGGTTACAGCAGGGCCATGGTCCACGCTAGGTACGGCAGTAAGGACGCGATTCTCGACGCCTTCTTTCTGCACGACTACGTCAAGCAGCTCAGTCCGGACGCCGACCCCAATGCCACGGGGCTGCAGGAGGCGGTCGGCCACTTCGACCGGGTTCGACGACTGTTCTCCGAAGATCAGGCCTTCCTGCGCGCAATGTTTGTTGCCACGTTCGAGGGCGTCAAGAGCACTTCGCCATTGCGCGAGCGCGTCCAGCGTTGGCTCCAGCGTGGAGTCGACAAAGTCGAGGCCGGTTTGCGACGCGGAGTCGACGACGGGTCGGTTCGTGATGACGTCGACATCAACCGTGCGACAGGCGATCTCAGCGCAGCAATCTTCGGCGCCGCGTACCTGTGGACCCTGCTTGGCGACGGTTACGATCTCGATCGCGAGTTGGCGTACGTCCGCGACCGGTTCATTCGCGAGTACGGCTCGACTCACTGA
- a CDS encoding phosphotransferase → MKSAGATDVPLGIDAVTPQWLTNALGSDVTGVRAEQIAMDSGFSSLLYRLTLTGDSVPPTLIAKLPALSEARGAMDLMGGYRREVAFYRDIAGRAPMKTPDVHVARIADNGVDFVLVLEDLAGWDNADHLAGLSMDRARTCLESLAGLHAWSAHRDNRDVLQQFPSMDNPMIREAMVPAFGYGWQLYLEKRDNAVPPGLAEFFETFSDRAPEALSALTEHDMLIHGDIRADNLFFDGDALKVVDFQFAARGSGVADVAYLLTQGLPIQKRTGQDETLLREYLGHLADRGVDYGFDAAWRDYRTAAVYLTLMPVVALLTWDIVPERSRRLCLTLADRAVAAIDEIDALEVFK, encoded by the coding sequence GTGAAGAGTGCGGGTGCGACCGACGTCCCATTGGGAATCGACGCCGTGACGCCGCAGTGGTTGACCAATGCGCTCGGCTCCGACGTGACGGGCGTTCGGGCCGAACAGATCGCGATGGACAGCGGTTTCTCGTCGCTGCTTTACCGCCTGACCCTGACCGGAGACAGCGTCCCGCCGACGTTGATCGCAAAACTCCCCGCGCTCTCCGAAGCCCGTGGTGCGATGGACCTGATGGGTGGTTACCGCAGGGAAGTCGCCTTCTACCGGGACATCGCCGGTCGGGCGCCGATGAAAACCCCCGACGTGCACGTCGCCCGGATCGCCGACAATGGTGTCGACTTCGTGCTGGTGCTCGAGGATCTCGCCGGCTGGGACAACGCGGACCATCTGGCAGGGCTGTCGATGGACCGAGCGCGAACGTGTCTCGAGTCATTGGCGGGGTTGCACGCGTGGTCCGCGCACCGGGACAACAGAGATGTGCTGCAGCAGTTTCCGAGTATGGACAATCCGATGATCCGCGAAGCTATGGTGCCGGCCTTCGGTTACGGATGGCAGTTGTACCTCGAGAAGCGCGACAACGCTGTGCCGCCAGGGCTCGCCGAATTCTTCGAGACCTTTTCGGATCGCGCTCCGGAAGCGCTTTCCGCGTTGACCGAACACGACATGCTGATACATGGTGACATCCGGGCCGACAATCTGTTCTTCGACGGTGACGCACTCAAAGTGGTGGACTTCCAGTTCGCGGCGCGCGGGTCCGGTGTCGCCGACGTGGCCTACCTGCTCACCCAGGGATTGCCGATCCAGAAGCGTACCGGTCAAGACGAGACCCTGCTCCGCGAGTATCTGGGCCATCTGGCCGATAGGGGAGTCGACTACGGATTCGACGCCGCGTGGCGCGACTACCGCACCGCTGCGGTGTACCTGACATTGATGCCCGTCGTCGCACTATTGACCTGGGATATCGTGCCGGAAAGGTCGCGCCGACTCTGCCTCACACTTGCCGACCGTGCGGTCGCCGCCATCGACGAAATCGACGCACTGGAGGTGTTCAAGTGA
- a CDS encoding TIGR03857 family LLM class F420-dependent oxidoreductase has protein sequence MTELPAQPDAGERVLDELGYYLLAGAGGEGPAGLMDEARRGEELGFGTGFISERWNVKEASSLSGAALAVTNRMQIATAATNHNTRHPLITGSYATTMHRLSKGRFTLGIGRGIAAMYGAFGVPAVTTAQMEDFAQVMRRLWHGELIFNHDGPIGKYQLLFLDPDFNEDIRLAIVAFGPKTLALGGREFDDVILHTYFTPETLQRAVKTVKDAAEQAGRNPDDVRVWSCFATVGDHLPEELRLKKTVARLATYLQGYGELLLNTNGWDLSVLQRFRDDEVVQSIGGGIDHKATAEQIEHIATLIPDEWLEPSATGSAAQCVDRIRKEFDYGADAVIMHGATPDELEPIVAEYRAKS, from the coding sequence GTGACTGAATTACCGGCTCAGCCGGATGCGGGCGAACGCGTGCTCGATGAGCTGGGTTACTACTTGCTCGCTGGTGCGGGTGGTGAGGGACCTGCGGGGCTGATGGACGAAGCGCGCCGTGGTGAGGAACTGGGCTTCGGCACGGGGTTCATCTCGGAGCGGTGGAACGTCAAGGAAGCGTCGTCGCTCTCCGGTGCCGCGCTTGCGGTCACCAATCGGATGCAGATCGCCACCGCCGCGACGAATCACAACACCCGGCACCCGCTGATCACCGGTTCATACGCGACCACCATGCACCGGCTGTCGAAAGGCCGGTTCACGCTGGGAATCGGCCGCGGTATCGCAGCGATGTACGGCGCCTTCGGGGTGCCGGCTGTCACGACCGCGCAGATGGAGGACTTCGCTCAGGTCATGCGGAGGCTCTGGCACGGTGAGCTCATCTTCAACCATGACGGGCCGATCGGGAAGTATCAGTTGCTGTTCCTGGACCCGGACTTCAACGAGGACATCCGGCTGGCGATCGTCGCGTTCGGCCCCAAGACGTTGGCGCTGGGCGGGCGCGAGTTCGACGACGTCATTCTGCACACCTACTTCACGCCCGAAACCCTGCAGCGCGCGGTGAAGACCGTCAAAGACGCCGCGGAGCAGGCGGGCCGCAACCCCGACGACGTGAGGGTGTGGTCGTGCTTCGCGACCGTCGGTGACCATCTGCCCGAGGAGCTCCGGCTGAAGAAGACGGTGGCGCGGCTGGCGACCTACCTACAGGGCTACGGCGAGCTGCTGCTCAACACCAACGGCTGGGATCTCTCAGTGCTGCAACGCTTCAGGGACGACGAGGTGGTGCAGTCCATCGGCGGCGGCATCGACCACAAGGCGACTGCCGAGCAGATCGAGCACATCGCCACGCTCATCCCCGACGAATGGCTCGAGCCCTCGGCGACGGGCTCGGCGGCACAGTGTGTGGACCGCATACGGAAAGAGTTCGATTACGGCGCCGACGCGGTGATCATGCACGGAGCGACACCCGACGAACTCGAGCCCATCGTCGCCGAATACCGCGCAAAGAGCTAG
- a CDS encoding nuclear transport factor 2 family protein, which yields MTRTAREVVELYNLVVWNERNFDLAEELMGDSVIRHDVGESTTLTHEQAVARIVDHWAMFETIRFDLNLVVAGDDGEHVAIVYQSPMELKDGTKTDVGSMEIFRVVDGRIVEVWNCGYKQGVWQ from the coding sequence GTGACTCGTACGGCGCGGGAAGTGGTGGAGCTGTACAACCTCGTCGTCTGGAACGAGCGCAACTTCGACCTCGCTGAGGAACTCATGGGGGACAGCGTGATTCGCCATGATGTCGGAGAGTCGACAACGCTGACTCACGAGCAGGCGGTTGCGCGCATCGTGGACCACTGGGCCATGTTCGAGACGATTCGTTTCGACCTCAACCTGGTGGTGGCGGGCGATGACGGCGAGCATGTCGCCATCGTCTACCAGTCGCCGATGGAACTGAAGGACGGCACCAAGACCGACGTCGGCAGTATGGAGATATTCCGGGTGGTCGACGGTCGGATCGTCGAGGTGTGGAATTGCGGCTACAAGCAAGGAGTTTGGCAGTGA
- a CDS encoding alpha/beta fold hydrolase gives MRASERARLIGRDFAGVVPRAHAAVSSSTDWKPLSQRGARQLGEVVLDELALSGMTLTAPPPKLERTIDSCAAAAQELSGLSVAEANADPEPLQVKSVRWRRIGRLIYEQMRFDHNPQLAPALVSEGFGGPATAVVHLCRTGDDTRPWLIWVHGAGQGQPIDMLFSRARRLQEKLGFNIALPVQPGHGARRDAWPTYPDMDPLNNVAGMMRVVSEVRALVRWLGPQSSAIAVSGVSMGSPVAALVAHLEKVDGVAIYTPISGLNGMIAQHLGRWGPSVRDTIELLQSDNVAAAASVVDDLDVEPTPPPSRRLIVGAWHDRMAMREPAQQLHARWGGELYWHPGSHVGHLFAGGVQQASERFLRAVSESSRTRE, from the coding sequence ATGAGGGCATCCGAGCGCGCCCGGCTCATCGGCCGCGATTTCGCCGGCGTGGTGCCCAGGGCACACGCGGCGGTTTCGAGCTCGACGGACTGGAAGCCGTTGTCGCAGCGCGGAGCCCGTCAACTCGGTGAGGTGGTGCTGGACGAACTCGCGCTGTCCGGCATGACCTTGACCGCTCCGCCGCCCAAACTGGAACGCACGATCGACTCCTGTGCCGCCGCGGCGCAGGAGTTGTCCGGCCTCAGTGTGGCAGAGGCCAACGCGGACCCGGAGCCGTTGCAGGTCAAGTCGGTTCGCTGGCGCCGAATCGGACGGCTGATCTACGAACAGATGAGGTTCGACCACAATCCGCAGCTTGCACCGGCGCTGGTATCCGAGGGATTCGGAGGTCCCGCTACCGCTGTGGTTCATCTTTGTCGGACCGGAGACGACACGCGTCCCTGGCTCATCTGGGTGCATGGTGCGGGTCAGGGTCAGCCGATCGACATGTTGTTCTCGCGCGCGCGTCGACTCCAGGAGAAGTTGGGCTTCAACATCGCGCTCCCGGTGCAGCCCGGCCACGGTGCCCGCCGTGACGCGTGGCCGACCTATCCCGACATGGATCCGCTGAACAATGTCGCGGGCATGATGCGGGTGGTATCCGAGGTCCGCGCGCTGGTCCGGTGGTTGGGCCCCCAATCCAGTGCGATCGCGGTGTCCGGGGTGTCCATGGGAAGTCCAGTAGCCGCGTTGGTCGCACATCTCGAAAAGGTCGACGGGGTGGCGATATACACGCCGATCTCCGGGCTCAACGGGATGATCGCTCAGCATCTCGGCCGGTGGGGACCGTCGGTGCGCGACACGATCGAGCTGTTGCAGTCCGATAACGTGGCCGCGGCGGCCTCCGTCGTCGACGACCTGGATGTCGAGCCGACTCCGCCCCCGTCGCGCAGGCTCATCGTGGGCGCCTGGCACGACCGGATGGCGATGCGCGAACCCGCTCAGCAGTTGCACGCGCGATGGGGTGGCGAGTTGTACTGGCACCCGGGAAGCCACGTCGGACATCTGTTCGCAGGTGGAGTGCAGCAGGCCTCGGAGCGGTTTCTCCGCGCAGTCAGTGAGTCGAGCCGTACTCGCGAATGA